From Spirosoma agri, one genomic window encodes:
- a CDS encoding ABC transporter permease, with product MNVPIFLARKVRNAPEGSFSATVTRVGVVSIALGLSILIVAFAVLFGFKNNIQQKIFLFGAHLQAGKFTNNNSYMETPLSLNTQLYRDSTNIPGVKHIQAVALKAGILKTSEELTGVILKGVGKDYDWNLFQGSLVAGTVPTVGADTGNGSTQLMISQYMANQLKVKVGETIPLYFLGNPPRARKMTVVGIYETGLEEVDKTIALGDIRLIQRLNKWGIDSVGSYEIFVNDFKRLNQTANTIFDVMAPDMRLTRVTDQYRPLFDWMVLLDRNMVILLALITFVASFNMVSVLLVLMMERTPMIGLLKALGSQDPLIRRMFLFVGLNMVGWGLLIGNVVGLGLCFIQDRFKLIPLDPKNYFMNYVPIVWDWPTILALNGAAVVLIALVLWLSTFIISRIQPVKALSFKK from the coding sequence TTGAACGTTCCCATCTTTCTAGCCCGCAAGGTACGAAACGCGCCTGAGGGCAGTTTTTCTGCGACTGTCACTCGTGTTGGTGTTGTCAGCATTGCACTTGGTCTGTCCATTCTGATCGTTGCGTTTGCGGTATTGTTCGGTTTCAAAAACAATATTCAGCAGAAGATTTTTCTATTCGGAGCCCATTTGCAGGCTGGCAAATTCACGAATAACAATTCGTATATGGAAACGCCCCTGTCCCTCAATACGCAACTCTATCGTGATAGTACCAACATTCCGGGCGTCAAGCATATCCAGGCCGTCGCGTTAAAAGCCGGTATTCTAAAAACCAGCGAAGAGCTGACGGGAGTAATTCTGAAAGGGGTAGGCAAGGATTATGACTGGAACCTGTTTCAGGGATCGCTCGTGGCTGGTACGGTGCCAACCGTTGGCGCTGATACCGGCAACGGATCAACGCAGCTGATGATCAGTCAGTACATGGCCAATCAGCTAAAGGTTAAGGTCGGTGAGACGATTCCGCTGTACTTTCTTGGCAATCCGCCCCGCGCCCGCAAAATGACCGTAGTAGGCATCTACGAAACGGGGCTGGAAGAGGTGGACAAGACCATTGCCCTCGGCGACATTCGACTCATTCAGCGCCTGAACAAATGGGGAATCGATTCGGTAGGCAGCTACGAGATTTTTGTGAACGACTTCAAGCGCCTGAACCAAACGGCCAATACGATCTTCGACGTGATGGCTCCCGACATGCGTCTGACCCGCGTCACCGATCAGTATCGACCGCTCTTCGACTGGATGGTGCTGCTCGACCGAAATATGGTGATCCTGCTGGCGCTGATTACGTTTGTGGCTTCCTTCAACATGGTATCGGTTCTGCTGGTCCTGATGATGGAGCGAACGCCGATGATCGGATTGTTGAAAGCACTGGGTAGTCAGGACCCGCTCATCCGGCGCATGTTCCTGTTTGTTGGTCTGAACATGGTCGGTTGGGGATTACTCATCGGCAATGTGGTCGGGTTGGGACTCTGCTTCATTCAGGATCGCTTCAAACTGATTCCGCTCGACCCCAAAAATTATTTTATGAATTACGTTCCCATTGTCTGGGACTGGCCAACCATTCTGGCGCTGAATGGCGCAGCCGTGGTACTTATTGCGCTTGTTCTCTGGTTATCGACGTTTATCATCAGCCGGATTCAGCCGGTAAAGGCGCTGTCGTTCAAGAAATAG
- a CDS encoding DNA/RNA non-specific endonuclease yields the protein MATYSFIQTLPHHASPADYQRRVIPDLISIWLGEYDHLTSDNDVIETRSGTFSYLFDIACSRLIAAWGFSTGKNMEPRPKARMADAPLGGGPLYHRGHAIPHTLGGPTDINLVPQLGSVNVGPFRALEREAVATPGALYFTYWIYRAQDTDSQRPLWVEQGLSKPGMPLEVRRHPN from the coding sequence ATGGCTACTTACTCGTTTATACAGACCTTGCCCCATCATGCATCACCCGCTGATTATCAGCGACGTGTAATTCCGGATTTGATCTCCATCTGGCTAGGAGAGTATGACCACCTGACGTCGGACAACGACGTGATCGAAACCCGTTCCGGTACGTTTTCCTATCTGTTTGATATCGCGTGCAGCCGACTCATTGCGGCCTGGGGATTCAGTACGGGAAAGAATATGGAACCGCGTCCCAAAGCACGCATGGCGGATGCGCCACTCGGTGGCGGACCGCTCTATCATCGGGGCCATGCTATTCCGCATACGCTTGGTGGGCCAACGGATATTAACCTGGTTCCTCAGTTGGGTTCGGTGAACGTCGGCCCGTTTCGGGCGCTTGAACGAGAGGCCGTTGCTACACCGGGCGCGCTATATTTTACCTACTGGATTTATCGGGCTCAAGATACGGATAGCCAGCGGCCTCTCTGGGTCGAACAGGGACTGAGCAAGCCCGGTATGCCACTCGAAGTACGCAGACACCCAAACTGA